A window of Holophagales bacterium contains these coding sequences:
- a CDS encoding RNA pseudouridine synthase, whose amino-acid sequence MTLRPLPVPPGAEEYLAFDKEAGQNAHGFGGLLEEARRALGDDLQLVHRLDRITSGLLLLARGEKALRVAHDAWATRVSKTYVALVRGIPAQPEGTIEDPVLEHRSGRPWLMARAVRAAYGPDRAARLLRGEGLSFIPPLPPPARSAVHPAGRPAVTRWRLLETRGDDALLELSPETGRMHQLRVHLAAVGHPLLGDPLYDPQAASSDPGTGPTPFLRAVRIVWEDPPGAPAGTAWAFEAPASEMIPA is encoded by the coding sequence GTGACGCTCCGGCCGCTCCCCGTCCCGCCGGGCGCCGAGGAGTACCTCGCCTTCGACAAGGAGGCGGGGCAGAACGCGCACGGCTTCGGCGGCCTCCTCGAGGAGGCCCGGCGCGCCCTGGGAGACGACCTCCAGCTCGTCCACCGCCTCGACCGGATCACGTCCGGCCTCCTGCTCCTGGCCCGGGGCGAGAAGGCCCTGCGGGTCGCCCACGACGCCTGGGCGACGCGCGTCTCCAAGACCTACGTTGCGCTCGTCCGGGGCATACCCGCCCAGCCCGAGGGGACCATCGAAGACCCCGTCCTCGAGCACCGCTCGGGGAGGCCGTGGCTCATGGCACGCGCCGTCCGGGCGGCGTACGGTCCCGACCGCGCCGCGCGCCTCCTGCGCGGCGAGGGCCTCTCCTTCATTCCGCCGCTCCCGCCCCCCGCACGCTCCGCCGTCCACCCCGCGGGCCGGCCCGCGGTCACCCGCTGGAGGCTGCTCGAGACCCGCGGCGACGACGCGCTGCTGGAGCTTTCCCCGGAGACGGGACGGATGCACCAGCTGCGCGTCCACCTCGCAGCGGTCGGACACCCGCTCCTCGGCGACCCGCTCTACGACCCGCAGGCGGCTTCGTCAGACCCGGGTACCGGGCCCACACCCTTCCTCCGCGCCGTCCGCATCGTCTGGGAGGATCCGCCTGGCGCCCCGGCCGGGACGGCCTGGGCGTTCGAGGCGCCGGCGTCTGAGATGATCCCCGCGTGA
- a CDS encoding 3'-5' exonuclease has product MTVSLPPETLELLRNLCDGAPLVIFDLETTGPDRLTDRIVEVAALKVSPDGSVAVFEQRVNPGVKIPSEATAVHGISDADVADAPSFAAVAPGLAAFLEGCDLAGYNLRGFDIPLLGRELDRVKIPFSFDGRRVVDAQVIYFRKEPRDLSAAVRTFVGREHAGAHSALADSIAAAEVLAGQLKRYEDLPRGIEALAAFTAPLEGRWVDADKRFVWRDGAAVFNFGGKRGQSLADVAAKNPRVPRLDARRRLPGRGQEDRPGGPGRTLPGPQVTDPPPPSGRGLARTRHHLVRLALLTLGWTLLVAGLLGGLIPFVQGWPFGVAGAVILYIESRWFQRKVRRWRQRHPRVERAWLKLKGWRNRRKKPRPGAAPASPPDDAA; this is encoded by the coding sequence GTGACCGTATCCCTCCCCCCCGAGACCCTCGAGCTCCTCAGGAACCTCTGCGACGGCGCCCCGCTCGTCATCTTCGACCTCGAGACGACGGGCCCCGACCGCCTCACCGACCGGATCGTCGAGGTGGCGGCCCTGAAGGTCTCCCCGGACGGCAGCGTCGCGGTCTTCGAGCAGCGCGTGAACCCCGGCGTGAAGATCCCGTCCGAGGCCACGGCCGTCCACGGGATCTCCGACGCCGACGTGGCGGACGCCCCCTCCTTCGCCGCCGTCGCCCCCGGTCTCGCCGCCTTCCTCGAGGGGTGCGACCTCGCGGGGTACAACCTGCGCGGCTTCGACATCCCGCTCCTCGGCCGCGAGCTCGACCGGGTGAAGATCCCCTTCTCCTTCGACGGACGGCGTGTCGTCGACGCCCAGGTCATCTACTTCCGCAAGGAGCCGCGCGACCTCTCGGCCGCCGTCCGCACCTTCGTCGGACGCGAGCACGCCGGGGCCCACTCGGCCCTCGCCGACTCGATCGCCGCCGCCGAGGTCCTGGCGGGGCAGCTGAAACGCTACGAGGACCTTCCGCGCGGGATCGAGGCCCTCGCGGCGTTCACCGCCCCCCTGGAGGGGCGCTGGGTCGACGCCGACAAGCGCTTCGTGTGGCGGGACGGCGCCGCGGTCTTCAACTTCGGCGGCAAGCGGGGCCAGTCGCTCGCCGACGTCGCGGCGAAGAACCCCCGAGTACCTCGACTGGATGCTCGACGCCGACTTCCCGGACGAGGCCAAGAGGATCGTCCGGGAGGCCCGGGAAGGACGCTTCCCGGTCCGCAGGTGACGGACCCGCCCCCTCCGAGCGGCCGAGGGCTCGCCCGGACCCGCCACCACCTCGTGAGGCTCGCCCTCCTCACGCTCGGCTGGACCCTCCTCGTGGCGGGTCTCCTGGGCGGCCTCATCCCGTTCGTCCAGGGCTGGCCGTTCGGCGTCGCCGGGGCGGTGATCCTCTACATCGAGAGCCGCTGGTTCCAGCGGAAGGTCCGCCGCTGGCGGCAGCGCCACCCGCGCGTGGAGCGCGCCTGGCTGAAGCTGAAGGGCTGGCGGAACCGGCGCAAGAAGCCGCGCCCGGGCGCCGCTCCCGCCTCGCCGCCCGACGACGCCGCCTGA
- the ftsZ gene encoding cell division protein FtsZ, translating into MILFEDESSAIPAITIGEDVVSPARIKVVGVGGGGGNAVNRMIQSGIRGVEFIAANTDLQVLKVNRAAQKIQLGLATSKGMGAGSNPEIGRTAALEDAERIAEALSGSDMVFVTAGMGGGTGTGAAPVVAKIASEAGALVVAIVSKPFAFEGRRKLRFAEDGIAELREYVDTLITIPNERLYAFVDRNITAWEAFKIADDVLRQAVQGISDLITVPGYVNVDFADVKTVMENMGMALMGTGTATGEHRAVEAAQKAISNPLLEEQSIQGARAILINVSGGEDLTLAEFNEACQIVQAAADDDANIIFGLVQDAAMKDQVKVSVIATGFDAPVAARRVAAQPSERVRLPLTEEILPEDSGYGVNLVNARSAKDDMFDIPTFLRRQMD; encoded by the coding sequence ATGATTCTGTTCGAGGACGAGTCGAGCGCGATTCCGGCGATCACCATCGGAGAAGACGTCGTTTCCCCGGCGCGGATCAAGGTCGTCGGCGTCGGCGGCGGCGGCGGAAACGCGGTGAACCGGATGATCCAGTCGGGCATACGCGGCGTGGAGTTCATCGCCGCGAATACCGACCTGCAGGTCCTGAAGGTCAACCGGGCCGCGCAGAAGATCCAGCTCGGCCTCGCGACCTCCAAGGGGATGGGGGCCGGCTCGAACCCCGAGATCGGCCGCACCGCCGCGCTCGAGGACGCCGAGCGGATCGCCGAGGCGCTCTCCGGGTCCGACATGGTCTTCGTCACCGCCGGCATGGGAGGCGGGACGGGGACCGGCGCGGCGCCCGTCGTCGCCAAGATCGCCTCCGAGGCGGGGGCGCTCGTCGTGGCGATCGTCTCCAAGCCGTTCGCGTTCGAGGGGCGGCGCAAGCTCCGCTTCGCCGAGGACGGGATCGCCGAGCTGCGCGAGTACGTCGACACGCTCATCACGATCCCGAACGAGCGGCTCTACGCCTTCGTCGACCGGAACATCACGGCGTGGGAGGCGTTCAAGATCGCCGACGACGTCCTCCGGCAGGCGGTGCAGGGGATCAGCGACCTGATCACCGTCCCCGGCTACGTGAACGTCGACTTCGCCGACGTGAAGACCGTCATGGAGAACATGGGGATGGCGCTGATGGGGACCGGCACGGCGACGGGCGAGCACCGCGCCGTCGAGGCGGCCCAGAAGGCGATCTCGAACCCGCTCCTGGAGGAGCAGTCGATCCAGGGCGCGCGGGCGATCCTGATCAACGTCTCGGGCGGCGAGGACCTGACGCTGGCCGAGTTCAACGAGGCGTGCCAGATCGTCCAGGCGGCCGCCGACGACGACGCGAACATCATCTTCGGCCTCGTCCAGGACGCCGCGATGAAGGACCAGGTGAAGGTCAGCGTCATCGCCACGGGCTTCGACGCCCCCGTCGCCGCGCGCCGCGTCGCCGCGCAGCCGAGCGAGCGGGTGCGGCTGCCGCTCACCGAGGAGATCCTCCCGGAGGACTCGGGCTACGGCGTCAACCTCGTCAACGCCCGGAGCGCGAAGGACGACATGTTCGACATCCCGACGTTCCTCCGGCGGCAGATGGACTGA
- a CDS encoding MASE1 domain-containing protein, protein MALLSSAYVREGTGLSVDQAVIWFPSGVAVAGLWLLGAGEWWVVAACVAGQRLLAGNGIGYTMTASAGSAAEALLGAYLLGRLGFDARLSRPKDILALVAAAGAAPVASIAASWCGRVLLSADPGVSLYYFGWWRMNALGIFAIVPPAAIWFASSAERPGGRRAVRAVLMAAGTAAGILLLMRLLPVSVTGVLLLVAVLPISLFAGVRFGPIGAASAGALAAIVVALGTGYGWGPFLSIARSDRHSAVQVFELLLITMPLALGVLVAERMAAERTTAFEARVLGLVAAGRPVAEVFEGIVAGMEELTKGLCSILTLEDGRMNAVLPPALHHGLTLCWSTPIRDSGGDVLGVFAIYTRERRGPDGGELALAERAAALAGIAVERARRVEALRRSEDLLASINRNVSEGLYRRASGGGLVYVNPAFARMFGYDAPEAVLADPDGMRYVDPERRDDVRRALAEHGRVQNEEVQFRRRDGSDFWGLVSITGVHGDGEAVVHEDGVIADVTARKALEEQLRQSQKLEAVGKLAGGVAHDFNNLLTVVLGHAEEIGAASPPGESAAGHAREIESAARRGAGLTRQLLAYSRQQVLRPQVLDLTEVVDELGGMLRRLIGEDVLLVTQHTSGPLWVRVDRSQLEQVIVNLAVNAREAMPSGGKLCVETSAIEVGAAEAGAHADLQPGSYAAVSVRDTGVGMSAQTRGRAFDPFFTTKGPGQGSGLGLSTVLGIVKQSGGTVFLESTQGRGTVAWVHLPRVGEPVAAVKEVAGEMSTAPVGGTILLAEDEPALRMLVQEVLGRAGYRVLAAEDGEEALAVSRGHGGTVDLLVTDIVMPNLGGRELAARLLAERPGVRVLFMSGYPNDARGFGEFAGATGDLLRKPFSLRELVERVREALPQQTAETRADSSAG, encoded by the coding sequence GTGGCGCTTCTCTCCTCGGCCTATGTTCGGGAGGGGACGGGGCTCTCGGTCGACCAGGCCGTCATCTGGTTCCCGTCCGGAGTGGCCGTGGCCGGGCTGTGGCTGCTCGGGGCCGGGGAATGGTGGGTGGTGGCGGCCTGCGTGGCGGGGCAGCGCCTTCTGGCCGGGAACGGCATCGGGTACACGATGACCGCGTCGGCGGGGAGCGCGGCAGAGGCGCTCCTCGGCGCGTATCTCCTCGGGAGGCTCGGGTTCGATGCCCGCCTGTCGCGGCCGAAGGACATCCTCGCCCTCGTGGCGGCGGCGGGCGCGGCCCCCGTGGCGAGCATCGCCGCCTCCTGGTGCGGACGGGTTCTTCTCTCGGCTGATCCGGGCGTGTCCCTCTACTATTTCGGCTGGTGGCGGATGAACGCCCTCGGCATCTTCGCCATCGTCCCGCCGGCAGCGATCTGGTTCGCCTCATCCGCGGAGCGTCCCGGCGGACGCAGGGCGGTCCGCGCGGTGCTGATGGCCGCCGGAACGGCCGCCGGGATTCTCCTGCTGATGCGACTGCTTCCCGTCAGCGTGACGGGCGTCCTGCTCCTCGTCGCCGTCCTTCCGATCTCGCTCTTCGCGGGGGTTCGGTTCGGGCCCATCGGGGCCGCGAGCGCGGGAGCGCTGGCGGCGATCGTCGTCGCGCTGGGGACCGGCTACGGATGGGGGCCCTTCCTTTCGATCGCGCGAAGCGACCGTCACTCCGCCGTCCAGGTCTTCGAGCTGCTGCTCATCACGATGCCCCTGGCCCTCGGAGTCCTGGTGGCCGAGCGAATGGCGGCGGAGAGGACGACGGCGTTCGAGGCCCGGGTCCTGGGGCTCGTCGCCGCCGGGCGTCCGGTGGCGGAGGTCTTCGAGGGAATCGTCGCGGGGATGGAGGAGCTCACCAAGGGGCTCTGCTCGATCCTGACGCTCGAGGACGGCCGGATGAATGCCGTCTTGCCGCCGGCGCTGCACCATGGCCTCACGCTCTGCTGGTCGACGCCGATCCGGGATTCCGGCGGTGACGTGCTCGGCGTCTTCGCCATCTACACGCGCGAACGGCGGGGGCCGGACGGCGGCGAGCTGGCTCTCGCCGAACGGGCGGCCGCGCTCGCCGGCATCGCCGTGGAGAGGGCGCGTCGCGTCGAGGCCCTTCGCCGGAGCGAGGACCTTCTCGCGTCGATCAACCGCAACGTGAGTGAAGGGCTCTACCGCAGGGCCTCCGGAGGGGGACTGGTCTACGTCAACCCCGCCTTCGCCCGGATGTTCGGGTACGACGCGCCGGAGGCCGTTCTCGCGGACCCCGACGGGATGCGATACGTCGACCCCGAGCGGCGCGACGACGTGAGAAGAGCGCTCGCCGAGCACGGTCGCGTCCAGAACGAGGAGGTCCAGTTCCGGCGCCGGGATGGCTCGGACTTCTGGGGGCTCGTCTCGATCACGGGAGTCCACGGCGACGGGGAGGCCGTCGTCCACGAGGACGGCGTGATCGCCGACGTCACGGCGCGGAAGGCGCTCGAGGAGCAGCTCCGGCAGTCGCAGAAGCTGGAGGCCGTGGGAAAGCTCGCCGGGGGGGTCGCGCACGACTTCAACAATCTCCTGACGGTGGTCCTCGGCCACGCCGAGGAGATCGGCGCCGCGTCCCCGCCCGGCGAATCCGCGGCCGGCCACGCCCGCGAGATCGAGAGCGCCGCCCGGCGAGGGGCCGGGCTCACGCGGCAGCTCCTCGCGTACAGCCGTCAGCAGGTGCTCCGTCCCCAGGTCCTCGACCTGACCGAGGTCGTGGACGAGCTCGGAGGGATGCTGCGGCGGCTCATCGGAGAGGATGTCCTGCTCGTCACGCAGCACACCTCGGGCCCCCTGTGGGTCCGGGTCGACAGGAGCCAGCTCGAGCAGGTGATCGTCAACCTCGCCGTCAACGCGCGAGAGGCGATGCCTTCGGGCGGAAAGCTCTGCGTGGAGACGTCGGCCATCGAGGTCGGGGCGGCGGAGGCGGGCGCGCACGCCGACCTGCAGCCCGGGTCCTACGCGGCCGTATCGGTACGCGACACCGGGGTCGGCATGTCGGCCCAGACGCGGGGGCGGGCGTTCGACCCGTTCTTCACGACGAAGGGGCCGGGGCAGGGCTCGGGCCTCGGGCTCTCGACGGTCCTCGGCATCGTGAAGCAGAGCGGCGGCACCGTGTTCCTCGAGAGCACCCAGGGACGCGGAACCGTCGCGTGGGTCCATCTCCCGCGGGTCGGGGAGCCCGTCGCCGCGGTGAAAGAGGTGGCCGGAGAGATGTCGACCGCGCCGGTCGGGGGGACCATCCTCCTGGCCGAAGACGAGCCCGCGCTCCGCATGCTGGTGCAGGAAGTGCTGGGGCGGGCGGGCTACCGCGTGCTCGCGGCCGAGGACGGAGAGGAAGCCCTCGCCGTGAGCAGGGGCCATGGAGGGACCGTCGATCTCCTCGTCACCGACATCGTGATGCCCAACCTCGGCGGGCGCGAGCTCGCGGCGCGCCTCCTGGCGGAGCGACCCGGAGTGCGCGTCCTCTTCATGTCGGGCTACCCGAACGACGCGCGGGGCTTCGGAGAGTTCGCCGGCGCGACCGGGGACCTCCTCCGGAAGCCGTTCTCCCTGCGGGAGCTCGTCGAGCGTGTCCGGGAGGCTTTGCCGCAGCAGACTGCGGAGACGCGCGCCGATTCCTCGGCTGGCTGA
- a CDS encoding histidine kinase, translating to MHPILARRERLLAYLLAWVPLAAIQAYLLALPGSLSIGEAAALAAPLSLVYAFLCLSSFYACRSAPLTRARTGSVLGVHVVGALIAASLLTLAGSTLASMLGTLPEFATLPERFGLAVPPLFVLGVLLYLLSVTFHYILLSLESSQAAERRAMEARVLAREAELEALKAQLNPHFLFNALNSVSALTTTAPARAREMCILLSDFLRRSLSSGERSLIPLREELALAQQFLAIERVRYGRRLEVEELVDETLLATAIPPLLLQPLVENAVRHGIATLIEGGTVTLRVERAGDGVRVAIENPYDPETPATPGSGLGLSIVRRRLAAAWGRAAEIEERGEGKRFSVVLVVPGAPPEEG from the coding sequence GTGCATCCCATCCTGGCTCGCCGGGAGAGGCTGCTGGCCTACCTCCTCGCCTGGGTTCCCCTGGCGGCGATACAGGCCTACCTGCTCGCGCTCCCGGGGAGCCTTTCGATCGGCGAGGCGGCGGCGCTCGCCGCGCCGCTGTCGCTCGTCTACGCCTTCCTCTGCCTCTCCTCCTTCTATGCCTGCCGCAGCGCGCCGCTGACCCGGGCCCGGACCGGCTCGGTCCTCGGGGTCCACGTCGTCGGGGCGCTCATCGCCGCATCGCTGCTGACGCTCGCCGGCTCGACTCTGGCGAGCATGCTCGGGACCCTTCCCGAGTTCGCAACGCTCCCCGAGCGGTTCGGCCTGGCCGTTCCCCCGCTCTTCGTCCTCGGGGTCCTCCTCTACCTCCTCTCCGTCACTTTCCACTACATCCTCCTCTCCCTCGAGTCTTCGCAGGCGGCCGAGAGGCGGGCGATGGAGGCCCGCGTCCTGGCGCGCGAAGCCGAGCTCGAGGCCCTGAAGGCGCAGCTGAACCCGCACTTCCTCTTCAACGCGCTCAACTCGGTGAGCGCCCTGACGACGACCGCCCCGGCACGCGCCCGCGAGATGTGCATCCTCCTGTCGGACTTCCTCCGGCGGAGCCTCTCGTCGGGCGAGAGGTCGCTCATTCCTCTGCGCGAGGAGCTGGCGCTGGCGCAGCAGTTCCTCGCCATCGAGAGGGTCCGCTACGGTCGCCGTCTCGAGGTCGAGGAGCTGGTCGACGAGACGCTCCTGGCCACGGCCATCCCGCCGCTCCTCCTGCAGCCCCTCGTCGAGAACGCCGTCCGCCACGGCATCGCGACCCTCATCGAAGGGGGGACGGTGACGCTCCGCGTGGAACGGGCGGGAGACGGGGTGCGCGTCGCCATCGAGAACCCCTACGACCCCGAGACGCCGGCCACCCCCGGGAGCGGCCTCGGTCTCTCCATCGTGAGGCGCCGGCTCGCCGCGGCGTGGGGACGCGCCGCCGAGATCGAGGAGCGGGGGGAAGGAAAGCGCTTCTCGGTCGTCCTCGTCGTTCCGGGGGCGCCGCCGGAGGAGGGGTGA
- a CDS encoding FtsQ-type POTRA domain-containing protein → MNGAFYRPGTIRPPRPSRRRETARRAVLGLLLVVVLGGSAAAAWAAVHRHPRFLVRRVVLTGVPEPHRNEVEAVSDPWIGRPLLSVDLDAAIASLSSRPWVARVSARRVVPDTISVQIEPRAPVALARRGDELWTVDQDGLWLTAYTGGAGSPRFVVLDPSGAPSPEEAVIRGARLLDRLRTEDPDLLSRISEVEVLAEGFAVVDAPARLKLRLGDDALAPGRAFARWRAFLALAPELSRLGLLPREVDLRFENRIVLKAPGTEAPRSET, encoded by the coding sequence GTGAACGGCGCGTTCTACCGTCCCGGAACGATCCGGCCCCCGCGCCCCTCGCGCCGCCGCGAGACGGCGCGCCGGGCCGTCCTCGGCCTCCTCCTCGTCGTCGTGCTCGGCGGGAGCGCGGCGGCGGCCTGGGCGGCCGTCCACCGGCACCCGCGCTTCCTCGTGAGGCGCGTCGTCCTGACCGGCGTGCCCGAGCCGCACCGCAACGAGGTCGAGGCTGTTTCGGACCCCTGGATCGGCCGCCCGCTCCTCTCCGTCGACCTGGACGCGGCGATCGCCAGCCTCTCGTCGCGCCCGTGGGTCGCCCGCGTCTCCGCCCGGCGCGTCGTCCCGGACACGATCTCGGTGCAGATCGAGCCGCGGGCGCCCGTGGCGCTCGCCCGGCGGGGGGACGAGCTCTGGACCGTCGACCAGGACGGGCTCTGGCTCACGGCGTACACCGGAGGGGCTGGCTCGCCCCGCTTCGTCGTCCTCGACCCCTCGGGCGCTCCGTCGCCCGAGGAGGCCGTGATCCGCGGGGCCCGCCTCCTCGACCGCCTGCGGACCGAGGACCCCGACCTCCTGTCGCGCATCTCCGAGGTGGAAGTCCTCGCCGAGGGCTTCGCGGTCGTCGACGCGCCCGCCCGCCTGAAGCTGCGCCTCGGCGACGACGCCCTCGCGCCCGGCCGCGCCTTCGCCCGCTGGCGCGCGTTCCTCGCCCTCGCACCCGAGCTGTCGCGTCTCGGCCTCCTCCCGCGGGAGGTCGACCTGCGATTCGAGAACCGCATCGTCCTGAAGGCTCCGGGGACCGAAGCCCCCCGCAGCGAGACCTGA
- the ftsA gene encoding cell division protein FtsA, translating into MPKTTPYLVSLDIGSSKVCALIAETGSEGRIDVVGKGVATHKGTRKGAIIDVPATVEAIKRATEEAEIMAGVQIERAVVGVSGPVVRSFNSRQVVAVAARSREISREDIGRALDAARSCPIPSDYEILTVLQRQFVVDGQDGVADPLGMVGSRLEADVHVVTVPVATTQNLLKCVNGAGVSVTEMILEPLAASEAILTPDEKDHGVVLADIGGGTTEIAVWRQGALAHTAVIPIGGDLFTSDLAVLLKTPVPDAERLKKKFGAAITGLVSSEETIDVPRTGGQGVHPVSRAYMAEILEARARELFEVLWREATADVPARELRAGLVLTGGGASLDGMADEAEQVLGIPVRIGSPRGLSGLTDIVNGPEWACAAGLLLIGRGGAASPKNQPKASGGLLTKLKNSLGRMFTPASAI; encoded by the coding sequence GTGCCGAAGACCACCCCGTACCTCGTCAGCCTCGACATCGGCTCCTCGAAGGTCTGCGCCCTCATCGCGGAGACCGGAAGCGAGGGGCGCATCGACGTCGTCGGCAAGGGAGTCGCCACCCACAAGGGGACCCGCAAGGGGGCGATCATCGACGTCCCCGCCACCGTGGAGGCGATCAAGCGCGCCACCGAGGAGGCCGAGATCATGGCGGGGGTCCAGATCGAACGGGCCGTCGTCGGCGTCTCGGGCCCCGTCGTCAGGTCTTTCAACAGCCGGCAGGTCGTCGCCGTCGCGGCGAGGAGCCGCGAGATCTCGCGCGAGGACATCGGCCGCGCGCTCGACGCCGCCCGCTCCTGCCCGATTCCCTCCGACTACGAGATCCTCACCGTCCTGCAGCGGCAGTTCGTCGTCGACGGGCAGGACGGCGTCGCCGACCCGCTCGGGATGGTCGGCAGCCGCCTCGAGGCCGACGTCCACGTCGTCACCGTCCCGGTCGCCACGACCCAGAACCTCCTGAAGTGCGTGAATGGTGCCGGCGTCTCGGTGACCGAGATGATCCTCGAGCCGCTCGCGGCGAGCGAGGCGATCCTGACGCCCGACGAGAAGGACCACGGGGTCGTCCTCGCCGACATCGGCGGCGGGACGACGGAGATCGCCGTCTGGCGGCAGGGCGCGCTCGCCCACACCGCCGTCATCCCGATCGGCGGCGACCTCTTCACGAGCGACCTCGCCGTCCTCCTGAAGACCCCCGTTCCCGACGCCGAGAGGCTGAAGAAGAAGTTCGGAGCGGCGATCACCGGGCTCGTGAGCAGCGAGGAGACGATCGACGTACCGCGCACGGGCGGGCAGGGAGTCCACCCGGTGAGCCGCGCCTACATGGCGGAGATCCTCGAGGCGCGCGCCCGGGAGCTCTTCGAGGTCCTCTGGCGCGAGGCGACGGCGGACGTCCCGGCGCGCGAGCTGCGCGCCGGCCTCGTCCTCACCGGCGGGGGCGCCTCGCTCGACGGGATGGCCGACGAGGCCGAGCAGGTCCTCGGCATCCCGGTGCGGATCGGGTCGCCCCGGGGCCTCTCGGGGCTCACCGACATCGTCAACGGGCCGGAGTGGGCCTGCGCGGCGGGGCTGCTCCTCATCGGTCGCGGCGGCGCGGCCTCTCCCAAGAACCAGCCGAAGGCGTCGGGCGGCCTTCTCACGAAACTGAAGAACTCGCTGGGGCGGATGTTCACCCCGGCGTCGGCCATCTGA
- a CDS encoding Hsp70 family protein: MRLGVDFGTTHTVVTMVDRGNYPVVAFEGGDPYPSLAALLPSGELRYGFDAATVRHEPGVRLVRSFKRLLADAGPRAAIEAGGRTILLLDLLTGFLSKVREDLLTRSNAGVEDGEPLEAAISVPANSSSAQRFLTLEAFRSAGFTPVALLNEPSAAGFEYAHRFRSTITSRREHVLVYDLGGGTFDASLLRMTGKTNEVVTSEGVRRLGGDDFDEAILAAVLAQTGAPEPDSDARELLLEECARQKEAVGPNTRRLVLDLSPLDLPPIALPIEDVWEACALLVERTIAATEPVLRAGEVEEGELAGVYVVGGAGAFPLVGRRLRERFGEKRVKRSPHPFAATAVGLALFLDGDAGFALADRLTRHFGVFREAEAGEEVVFDPIFPKDVPLPAAGQAPLTAVRRYRAAHDLGHFRFVECSRLVEGRPDGDVTPWQDVRFPFQASLRGMPLDGATVRRLSAPGPEVEEVYACTDAGAVEVTIRVPSDGFSTTFRLGRSGL; the protein is encoded by the coding sequence ATGCGCCTCGGCGTCGACTTCGGGACGACCCACACGGTGGTGACGATGGTCGACCGCGGGAACTACCCCGTGGTCGCCTTCGAGGGGGGAGACCCCTACCCGTCGCTCGCCGCCCTCCTCCCGTCGGGCGAGCTGCGGTACGGCTTCGACGCGGCCACGGTGAGGCACGAGCCGGGCGTCCGTCTCGTGCGGTCGTTCAAGAGGCTCCTCGCCGACGCCGGCCCCCGGGCGGCGATCGAGGCCGGCGGGCGCACCATCCTTCTGCTCGACCTCCTCACCGGCTTCCTTTCCAAGGTGAGAGAGGACCTCCTCACCCGCTCGAACGCCGGTGTCGAGGACGGGGAGCCGCTCGAGGCGGCGATCTCGGTCCCGGCCAATTCCTCGAGCGCCCAGCGCTTCCTCACGCTGGAAGCGTTCCGGTCGGCGGGCTTCACTCCCGTGGCGCTCCTGAACGAGCCGTCGGCCGCCGGCTTCGAGTACGCACACCGCTTCCGGTCCACGATCACGTCCCGGCGCGAGCACGTCCTGGTCTACGACCTCGGCGGCGGCACGTTCGACGCGTCGCTCCTCCGGATGACGGGGAAGACGAACGAGGTCGTCACGAGCGAAGGGGTCCGGCGCCTCGGCGGGGACGACTTCGACGAGGCGATCCTGGCGGCCGTCCTGGCGCAGACGGGAGCGCCCGAGCCCGACTCCGACGCGCGCGAGCTCCTCCTGGAAGAGTGCGCGCGGCAGAAAGAGGCGGTGGGGCCGAACACCCGGAGGCTCGTCCTCGACCTCTCGCCGCTCGACCTCCCGCCGATCGCCCTTCCGATCGAAGACGTGTGGGAGGCCTGCGCGCTCCTCGTCGAGCGGACGATCGCGGCGACCGAGCCGGTCCTTCGGGCGGGCGAGGTCGAAGAGGGGGAGCTGGCGGGCGTCTACGTCGTCGGCGGGGCGGGGGCCTTCCCGCTCGTCGGCCGGCGGCTGCGCGAGAGGTTCGGGGAGAAGAGGGTGAAGCGCTCGCCCCACCCCTTCGCCGCCACCGCGGTCGGCCTCGCCCTTTTCCTCGACGGCGACGCGGGCTTCGCCCTCGCCGACCGGCTCACGCGGCACTTCGGCGTCTTCCGCGAGGCGGAGGCGGGGGAGGAGGTCGTCTTCGACCCGATCTTCCCCAAGGACGTCCCGCTCCCGGCGGCGGGCCAGGCGCCGCTGACGGCCGTACGGCGCTACCGCGCCGCGCACGACCTGGGGCACTTCCGGTTCGTCGAGTGCAGCCGCCTCGTGGAGGGGCGTCCCGACGGCGACGTCACGCCGTGGCAGGACGTGAGGTTCCCCTTCCAGGCGTCGCTGCGGGGGATGCCGCTCGACGGGGCCACCGTCCGGAGGCTCTCCGCGCCGGGACCGGAAGTGGAGGAGGTCTATGCCTGCACCGACGCCGGGGCGGTGGAGGTGACGATCCGCGTCCCTTCCGACGGCTTTTCGACGACGTTCCGTCTCGGCCGGTCCGGCCTCTGA